A stretch of DNA from bacterium:
CAGCACAGCACAAGATGTAAACATAATTATTGCCTTTATCGCCGGATTATTATCATTTTTTTCTCCGTGTGTTTTACCGGTCATTCCTTCATATCTGGCTTTTATTACTGGTTTGTCTTTTGAAGAAATGAACGAAAATCAAACCGTGATTAAAAGGCGGCTTTTTTTTAATTCCCTTATATTTATTCTTGGCTTTTCCTTGATTTTTATCTTCTTAGGGGCAGGGGCAACCTTAATCGGCAAGTTTTTAATCACTTATAAGCTTATTATTCAAAAGGTAGGTGGAATCTTAATTATCCTTTTTGGCATCCATATAACCGGCCTTGTCCCGCTCAACTTACTCAAAAAAGAAAAGCGTGTCCACCTTAAAAACAAACCTTTCGGCTATCTGGGCTCTTTCTTAGTCGGATTAGCCTTTGCTTCTGGCTGGACTCCCTGTATAGGTCCTATACTTGGCTCTATTCTTATCTATGCCGCTACCTCAGATAATGTTTATTCAGGCATTATTCTCCTCTCATCTTATTC
This window harbors:
- a CDS encoding cytochrome c biogenesis protein CcdA, encoding MNSTAQDVNIIIAFIAGLLSFFSPCVLPVIPSYLAFITGLSFEEMNENQTVIKRRLFFNSLIFILGFSLIFIFLGAGATLIGKFLITYKLIIQKVGGILIILFGIHITGLVPLNLLKKEKRVHLKNKPFGYLGSFLVGLAFASGWTPCIGPILGSILIYAATSDNVYSGIILLSSYSLGLGLPFLIVSLGLSAFLTHFNWMKRYLRPISIFSGILLILIGIMVFTDKLGMVTGMITGLNND